Proteins from a single region of Methanobacteriaceae archaeon:
- a CDS encoding slipin family protein: MDLFTLLIIAVVVLIILGLSIRIVNQYERGVVFRLGKVIGVKEPGLRLIIPLVDRMVKPSLRIVTMPIPAQKIITQDNVTIDVAAVAYFKVVDAYRAVVEIENYNRAVNQISQTTVRSVVGQFTLDEVLSETPKVNTKIQEIIDGHSEPWGIKVTTVEIKDIKLPDSMQRAIALQAEAEREKRAKIISAEGEYLAAGKLGEAADIITEHPVALQLRIMQVLSNIAAEKNSTIVFPAQLLNSIRDIKDFLGSELEILDKKEK, from the coding sequence ATGGATTTATTTACTTTACTTATTATCGCAGTTGTGGTGCTGATTATACTTGGACTTTCCATAAGAATCGTTAATCAGTATGAAAGAGGAGTTGTTTTTAGACTGGGGAAGGTAATTGGGGTTAAAGAACCAGGATTACGCTTAATCATCCCCCTGGTTGACAGGATGGTAAAGCCATCCCTACGGATAGTTACCATGCCCATCCCGGCTCAGAAGATTATAACCCAGGACAATGTCACCATCGACGTTGCTGCGGTAGCCTACTTTAAAGTTGTGGATGCTTACCGGGCGGTGGTGGAAATCGAAAATTACAATAGGGCAGTTAACCAGATTTCCCAGACCACTGTAAGAAGTGTTGTAGGACAGTTCACCCTTGACGAAGTTCTATCCGAGACCCCCAAAGTTAACACCAAGATTCAGGAAATTATAGATGGACACAGCGAACCATGGGGAATAAAAGTCACCACCGTTGAAATTAAGGATATTAAACTACCTGATAGCATGCAAAGAGCAATTGCACTGCAAGCTGAGGCTGAACGAGAGAAAAGGGCCAAAATCATATCTGCTGAAGGAGAATACCTTGCTGCGGGTAAACTGGGAGAGGCTGCAGACATCATCACTGAACATCCGGTAGCTCTACAACTCAGGATCATGCAAGTCTTAAGTAACATCGCTGCAGAGAAAAACTCCACCATTGTATTCCCCGCACAACTACTCAATAGTATTCGAGATATTAAAGACTTCCTGGGGTCTGAACTGGAAATTTTAGACAAAAAGGAAAAATAA
- a CDS encoding metallophosphoesterase yields MIGLMSDSHDHMDAIRRAVKVFNRTGVDLVIHAGDLISPFTANEFKNLQSPLEAIYGNNDGERRGLQLAFQELCVLEDFKELEVNGKKMALIHGTTEAVVDALKYSGKYHVVIRGHTHKMDIREGKTMVINPGETCGYLSGKKTVVLLDEEDLSWEVVNL; encoded by the coding sequence ATGATAGGCTTAATGTCCGATAGCCACGACCACATGGATGCAATCAGAAGAGCAGTGAAAGTTTTTAACAGAACTGGAGTTGACTTGGTGATCCATGCCGGGGATCTGATATCACCTTTCACTGCCAATGAATTTAAAAATCTCCAATCTCCGCTGGAGGCTATTTATGGTAATAATGATGGAGAAAGGCGCGGATTACAGTTGGCATTCCAAGAATTATGTGTATTGGAAGATTTCAAAGAATTAGAAGTTAATGGGAAAAAGATGGCCCTGATACACGGAACAACAGAAGCCGTTGTGGATGCTCTTAAATACAGTGGCAAATATCATGTGGTGATCAGGGGACACACCCATAAAATGGATATTAGAGAAGGAAAAACAATGGTCATCAACCCCGGGGAGACATGTGGCTACTTATCTGGTAAAAAGACAGTAGTACTTCTGGATGAGGAGGATTTAAGTTGGGAAGTGGTTAATCTTTAA
- a CDS encoding UPF0104 family protein, whose protein sequence is MKHKTLILMLAGLGVLVAMVLFIGPHKIENAIKLANPWYLALAVLIQLAIYGMWTERWALTTSSLGISVKRRHLLPMLMVGLAINNLTPSGRGGGEPVRAYILGKYSRSPTENAFATVIADRGLDTFPFIALAVITIIAAVLYLNLPQWMVLLLVIGLIVLIVIFCLALYMSINREFGDRVIRFLLRILKKISQKQHEKIEQRAINAVEGFQNSMKVMLSDRKVFLYGIPLSFFIWALEILRVYLVFVALNINVPLEIIAAVFVISTLIGMIPLLPGGLGAVDGMMILLYSYAGIPPSVSAAATIVERLISFWMTSILGVAVLPYFGADAVEKLSKKL, encoded by the coding sequence ATGAAACATAAGACTCTTATTTTAATGTTGGCAGGTTTAGGGGTTCTGGTAGCTATGGTGCTCTTCATCGGACCTCATAAGATTGAAAATGCAATTAAACTGGCTAACCCCTGGTATCTGGCCCTTGCGGTTCTAATACAACTGGCTATATATGGTATGTGGACTGAAAGATGGGCTTTAACCACCTCTTCCCTGGGAATATCTGTTAAACGAAGGCATCTTTTGCCTATGCTTATGGTGGGTCTGGCCATCAACAACCTCACACCCAGTGGTAGGGGTGGAGGAGAACCAGTCAGAGCATACATCCTGGGAAAATATTCACGTTCACCTACTGAAAACGCTTTTGCAACAGTCATAGCGGATAGGGGTCTTGATACTTTTCCTTTCATAGCTTTAGCTGTAATAACTATAATTGCCGCTGTTTTGTACCTGAATCTGCCTCAATGGATGGTCCTGCTCCTGGTGATAGGTCTTATAGTTTTAATTGTGATTTTCTGCCTGGCCCTTTACATGTCAATTAACCGTGAATTCGGAGACAGGGTTATCAGGTTTCTTTTACGAATTTTAAAAAAGATTTCACAGAAACAACATGAAAAAATCGAACAAAGGGCCATAAATGCTGTTGAAGGGTTTCAAAATAGTATGAAAGTCATGTTAAGTGATCGGAAAGTATTTTTATATGGGATACCCCTCTCTTTTTTCATTTGGGCTCTTGAAATCCTCAGAGTCTACCTAGTTTTCGTTGCACTTAATATTAATGTTCCTCTGGAAATTATTGCTGCAGTTTTTGTTATTTCAACATTAATAGGGATGATACCCTTACTACCAGGAGGACTGGGGGCAGTGGATGGTATGATGATACTCCTCTACTCCTATGCAGGTATACCTCCATCAGTGAGTGCAGCTGCTACTATAGTGGAGAGGTTGATATCATTCTGGATGACATCTATTCTGGGGGTGGCTGTCCTACCCTACTTTGGTGCAGATGCAGTGGAGAAACTTTCCAAAAAACTTTAG
- the fhcD gene encoding formylmethanofuran--tetrahydromethanopterin N-formyltransferase has translation MEINGVEIENTFAEAFGIQVSRLLVTAATKKLAKIAATEATGYGTSVIGCPAEAGIDCYVPPEKTPDGRPGYIIMICNMDKKKLDHELLERVGMCILTAATTAVFDAMEDPDEKMTTGKKLKFYGDGYEKKTEIDGRTIHSIPLMAGDFLVEEELGVKSGVAGGNLFIMADTPASGLIAAEAVVDAIESVPGTITPFPGGIVASGSKVGSNKYKFLGASTNEKMCVTLKDEVEDTQIPAEVNGVFEIVIDGVSEEAVKAAMKAGIEAAVRVPGVLKISAGNFGGNLGAYKLNLHDLF, from the coding sequence ATGGAAATAAACGGAGTGGAAATAGAAAACACTTTTGCAGAAGCATTCGGTATACAAGTATCCCGACTGCTGGTAACCGCAGCAACCAAAAAACTGGCAAAAATCGCTGCAACAGAAGCTACAGGATACGGAACATCAGTTATTGGCTGCCCTGCAGAGGCAGGCATAGACTGTTATGTCCCACCAGAAAAAACCCCAGACGGCAGACCTGGTTACATTATCATGATCTGCAACATGGACAAGAAGAAACTGGACCACGAATTATTAGAAAGAGTTGGAATGTGTATCCTAACTGCAGCTACCACTGCAGTCTTTGATGCCATGGAAGACCCCGATGAGAAGATGACCACGGGTAAGAAACTCAAGTTCTACGGAGACGGTTACGAGAAAAAAACAGAAATCGATGGAAGAACCATACATTCCATCCCACTTATGGCAGGAGACTTCTTGGTTGAAGAAGAACTAGGGGTAAAGTCTGGTGTTGCAGGCGGAAATCTATTTATAATGGCTGATACTCCTGCATCCGGATTAATAGCTGCAGAAGCAGTAGTAGATGCCATTGAATCTGTTCCTGGAACTATTACACCCTTCCCTGGGGGAATCGTAGCTTCAGGTTCCAAAGTGGGCTCCAACAAGTACAAATTCCTGGGTGCATCCACCAACGAAAAAATGTGCGTAACCCTTAAAGACGAAGTTGAAGACACACAAATCCCTGCAGAAGTCAATGGAGTTTTCGAAATCGTTATTGATGGTGTCAGTGAAGAAGCAGTTAAAGCAGCCATGAAAGCAGGTATAGAAGCAGCAGTACGGGTCCCCGGTGTTTTAAAAATTAGTGCAGGTAACTTCGGAGGAAACCTGGGTGCATACAAACTAAATCTGCATGATCTATTTTAA
- a CDS encoding NAD-binding protein translates to MQSPRTSLPTVPVIPFSVIKYPIIAVVGLLTYGIIGSLLIMRLDIINSIYFTVITTATVGYGDISPQSPLQKFFVITLVLGGASLIAYAFTLIIMVVSMTVEDITSGARHRRHIRAAKNHFVLCGYGRVGSAVHKELLKRNYPVIVIEKDTKIVEKELWEDPNVLAIPGDATDEKVMIEAGIERARGVIITTGEDVDNLFITLTAREIHPEIWIVTRASKKVNIKRLFRSGANKVISPESSGAEDIYFAAIQPTIMKITMMHEVGDIRKESEIILKHGCTLENIEYHLPEFREPLARKIGITEIDQLDRFLNSLETDPKRKKSLERIYESVSGIHSHWISGPDKETLEKVADELKKEGLLLGVDLNEEEIKEVARKYGRLVEVVIKPEIKITESHDVQDIREEAEIILKHGCTLEDIEYYLPGFHEPLKRKVGLKDAHEMERFLKKLEADSIRMETLERLYTLSGGGIHSHRITGPDTKSLGRLEKELKEKGFLLGVNLSQDEIFQKIKEYGRVSELLLRHEPGATDDKNIIIKNGGRILDSKHYLPGLEQVVTRKLYLKDYEDLKRCEEEYRKPDARRSLDTLSQISRNIHSHTVSATDVKTIKKIIKALDKAGLLLGVDLSEKEIWNIIESAEPAGFCVE, encoded by the coding sequence TTGCAGAGTCCCAGAACTTCCTTACCTACTGTTCCTGTAATTCCGTTTTCGGTGATTAAATATCCTATTATTGCAGTGGTAGGATTGTTAACTTATGGAATAATCGGATCGCTCCTGATCATGCGCCTTGACATTATTAACTCAATTTATTTCACTGTTATCACCACAGCAACTGTGGGTTATGGTGATATAAGCCCTCAGAGTCCGTTACAAAAATTTTTTGTGATTACCCTGGTTTTGGGAGGGGCTAGTTTGATTGCTTACGCTTTTACTTTAATTATTATGGTGGTTTCCATGACTGTAGAAGATATTACCTCTGGAGCGAGGCATAGGAGACATATTAGAGCCGCTAAGAACCATTTCGTCCTCTGTGGCTATGGAAGAGTAGGTAGCGCTGTTCATAAAGAGCTTTTGAAAAGAAATTACCCGGTCATAGTAATTGAAAAAGATACCAAAATCGTGGAAAAAGAACTCTGGGAAGATCCAAATGTTCTGGCCATTCCTGGTGATGCCACTGATGAAAAGGTAATGATTGAAGCTGGTATTGAAAGAGCTAGGGGAGTTATCATCACCACTGGTGAAGATGTGGACAATCTCTTCATCACCCTCACTGCTCGGGAAATACATCCCGAAATCTGGATAGTCACCAGGGCCAGTAAAAAGGTGAATATCAAACGATTATTCCGTTCAGGAGCTAATAAAGTAATTTCACCTGAAAGCAGTGGGGCAGAAGATATCTACTTTGCAGCCATACAACCCACCATTATGAAGATCACCATGATGCACGAGGTGGGAGATATTCGTAAAGAATCAGAAATCATTCTCAAACACGGCTGCACCCTGGAAAACATTGAGTATCATCTTCCTGAATTCAGAGAGCCGCTGGCCAGAAAAATTGGTATCACAGAGATTGATCAACTGGATCGGTTTTTAAATAGTCTGGAAACAGACCCCAAACGGAAAAAATCCTTAGAACGCATATATGAATCAGTAAGTGGTATTCACTCCCACTGGATATCAGGACCAGATAAGGAGACCCTGGAAAAAGTGGCAGATGAGCTTAAAAAAGAAGGATTGCTTTTGGGTGTGGACCTTAATGAGGAAGAAATCAAAGAAGTGGCACGCAAGTACGGTAGATTAGTGGAAGTGGTCATCAAACCAGAGATTAAAATCACAGAAAGCCACGACGTCCAGGATATCCGTGAAGAAGCAGAAATCATCTTAAAACATGGCTGTACCCTGGAAGACATAGAATACTATTTACCCGGCTTCCACGAACCTCTGAAAAGAAAAGTTGGACTTAAAGATGCTCATGAAATGGAAAGATTCCTTAAAAAGTTGGAAGCAGACTCAATACGGATGGAAACTCTGGAAAGGCTTTACACGCTTTCTGGTGGAGGTATACACTCCCATAGGATTACAGGACCCGACACTAAAAGTTTGGGACGTTTGGAAAAAGAGCTAAAGGAGAAAGGATTCCTATTGGGAGTTAATCTCAGTCAAGATGAGATATTTCAGAAGATAAAGGAATACGGTAGAGTTAGTGAACTATTACTGCGACATGAGCCTGGTGCCACTGACGATAAAAACATTATTATTAAAAATGGAGGGCGTATACTGGATTCAAAACACTATCTTCCAGGTTTAGAGCAAGTTGTAACCCGTAAACTATATTTAAAAGATTATGAAGACCTTAAAAGATGTGAAGAGGAGTACAGAAAGCCGGATGCCAGGAGATCATTGGATACTTTATCACAAATTTCACGGAATATACATTCGCACACTGTTTCTGCAACAGATGTTAAAACTATTAAAAAGATTATAAAAGCACTGGATAAAGCGGGTTTACTTTTAGGAGTTGATTTATCTGAGAAAGAGATATGGAATATAATAGAAAGTGCGGAGCCTGCTGGTTTTTGTGTAGAATAA
- a CDS encoding NAD(P)H-hydrate dehydratase has product MTPKDMVVADANADAMGIPRTSLMENAGRCLARRITQTRDPCKVSIYAGNGGNGGDGFVAARYLLNKGFEVEVFLLSEPSLIKSREALLNWKVLEEISKGTSPLTLEIIRDSSNLHETHSEVVIDALLGTGVSGDLREPISTAVDIINQSEGFIVAVDVPTGVDPGSGMVNHKAVRADVTVTFHKVKVGLNIASVEYVGSIEVCDIGIPREAELFTGPGDLLRISKRDETSHKGQNGKVLIIGGSKEYSGAPALAAMSALAAGADLAVVACPQHLSPVIRSYSPDLIVHGLSNDFINPKDTDELLKLSENFDSVVLGCGIGREDETSLAVNDLAVEIEKPLLMDADALKLVGPGVLPRRIHETVITPHKGEFKEFSGLNIPADLKNRINVVKEVSRESETTIILKGNVDIIACDDNLKLNKTGNPGMTVGGTGDCLAGLIGALIARGHDCFEATYLGAYINGKAGDLALEEYGYNFTATDLLKFIPKAF; this is encoded by the coding sequence ATGACTCCTAAGGATATGGTGGTTGCTGATGCCAATGCTGATGCCATGGGCATTCCACGAACTTCTCTAATGGAAAACGCAGGAAGATGTCTGGCCCGAAGAATCACTCAGACTAGGGACCCCTGCAAAGTTTCCATATATGCGGGTAATGGTGGAAACGGTGGGGATGGATTTGTAGCAGCCAGATATCTCTTGAATAAAGGGTTTGAAGTTGAGGTGTTCCTTTTATCTGAACCTTCCCTTATCAAATCCAGGGAAGCACTATTGAACTGGAAAGTACTGGAAGAAATCAGTAAAGGAACCAGCCCACTAACGCTTGAAATTATTAGAGACTCATCCAACCTCCATGAAACTCATTCGGAAGTTGTTATAGATGCACTATTAGGTACTGGGGTTTCTGGAGATCTTCGAGAACCAATATCCACGGCAGTTGACATTATAAATCAATCTGAAGGGTTTATAGTTGCGGTAGATGTTCCCACAGGTGTTGATCCTGGATCAGGAATGGTCAACCACAAGGCAGTGCGTGCTGATGTAACCGTAACCTTCCATAAGGTCAAAGTTGGACTCAACATTGCCAGTGTGGAATATGTAGGGAGCATAGAGGTTTGTGATATAGGAATACCCCGGGAAGCAGAACTATTCACCGGGCCAGGAGACTTGTTAAGAATAAGCAAAAGAGATGAAACATCCCATAAGGGACAGAATGGTAAAGTTTTAATAATTGGGGGTAGCAAGGAATATTCCGGTGCACCAGCCCTGGCTGCAATGTCGGCACTTGCCGCCGGCGCAGATCTGGCTGTTGTAGCTTGCCCACAACATTTATCACCAGTTATCAGATCCTACTCGCCTGATTTGATAGTTCACGGGTTATCGAATGATTTTATTAATCCAAAAGATACTGATGAATTGCTGAAACTATCAGAAAACTTTGATTCAGTAGTATTGGGTTGTGGAATAGGGAGAGAAGATGAAACCTCCTTAGCAGTTAATGATCTGGCAGTTGAAATTGAAAAACCACTGTTGATGGATGCTGATGCACTTAAACTGGTCGGACCTGGTGTTCTACCGCGAAGAATTCATGAAACTGTAATCACACCTCATAAGGGTGAGTTTAAGGAATTTTCAGGATTAAACATTCCAGCAGATCTAAAAAACAGGATAAATGTAGTTAAAGAGGTTTCAAGAGAGTCCGAAACAACCATTATTTTGAAGGGAAATGTGGATATAATAGCCTGTGATGATAATTTAAAATTAAATAAGACTGGCAACCCTGGAATGACTGTTGGTGGCACTGGTGATTGTCTGGCTGGTTTAATTGGGGCTTTAATTGCAAGAGGGCATGATTGTTTTGAAGCCACTTATCTTGGAGCTTATATCAATGGAAAAGCTGGCGACCTTGCTCTTGAAGAATACGGTTACAATTTCACGGCTACAGATCTTTTGAAGTTCATTCCCAAGGCATTTTAA
- the mcrA gene encoding coenzyme-B sulfoethylthiotransferase subunit alpha — protein sequence MNNEKKLFLKALKHKFDEDPKQTHTDFYCFGGWKQSPRKREFDEFSKKIEKERGIPFYNPDVGVPLGQRKLMAYKVSGTDTYVEGDDLHFCNNAAIQQLNDDIKRTIIVGMDTAHSVLQKRLGVEVTPETINEYMETINHALPGGAVVQEHMVEVHPGLVGDCYAKLFTGDDNLADELDPRFLIDINKQFPEEQAEMLKEYIGSKTYQISRVPSLVVRVCDGGTVSRWSAMQIGMSFIAAYKLCAGEAAIADFSYAAKHADVIEMGSILPARRARGPNEPGGISFGIMADMIQTSRISDDPAKISLEVIGAAATIYDQIWLGSYMSGGVGFTQYATAAYTDDILDDFVYYGMEYVDDKYGICGTKATNEVVHDIAAEVTMYGLEQYEYPALLEDHFGGSQRAAVVSAAAGCSVAFATGNSNAGINGWYLSQILHKEAHSRLGFYGYDLQDQCGASNSLSIRSDEGLIHELRGPNYPNYAMNVGHQPEYAGIAQAPHAARGDAFCANPLIKVAFADDNLAFDFKNPRKSIAKGALREFVPGGERDLIIPAK from the coding sequence ATGAACAACGAAAAAAAGCTCTTCTTAAAAGCTTTGAAACACAAGTTTGATGAAGATCCCAAACAAACTCACACTGATTTTTACTGTTTCGGAGGCTGGAAACAGTCCCCCCGAAAAAGGGAATTCGATGAATTCTCCAAAAAAATTGAAAAAGAAAGGGGCATTCCATTCTACAACCCCGATGTGGGAGTACCACTGGGCCAGCGGAAATTGATGGCCTATAAAGTTTCTGGTACCGACACTTACGTGGAAGGAGATGACCTGCACTTCTGTAACAACGCAGCTATCCAGCAACTCAACGACGATATTAAACGAACCATCATTGTGGGTATGGACACTGCTCATTCTGTTCTACAAAAACGTTTAGGTGTGGAAGTTACACCAGAAACCATCAACGAGTACATGGAAACCATCAACCATGCACTACCTGGTGGTGCAGTGGTTCAGGAACACATGGTAGAGGTACACCCTGGTCTGGTAGGAGACTGTTACGCCAAACTATTCACCGGTGATGACAACCTGGCTGATGAACTGGATCCCCGGTTCCTAATCGATATCAACAAACAATTCCCAGAAGAACAGGCTGAAATGCTCAAAGAATACATTGGCAGTAAAACCTACCAGATCAGCCGAGTTCCTTCTCTGGTGGTACGAGTCTGTGATGGGGGAACTGTGTCCCGATGGTCTGCCATGCAGATCGGTATGAGTTTCATCGCAGCCTACAAACTCTGTGCAGGGGAAGCAGCCATAGCTGATTTCTCATACGCTGCTAAACACGCAGACGTTATAGAAATGGGAAGTATCCTCCCAGCTAGAAGAGCAAGAGGACCAAATGAGCCTGGAGGTATTTCCTTTGGTATAATGGCTGACATGATTCAGACTTCCCGAATATCTGATGATCCTGCCAAAATATCCCTGGAGGTTATTGGAGCAGCAGCCACCATATACGACCAGATCTGGCTCGGTTCTTACATGTCTGGTGGAGTAGGTTTCACCCAGTACGCAACTGCAGCTTACACTGACGACATCCTGGACGACTTTGTTTACTACGGAATGGAATACGTAGATGACAAATATGGTATCTGCGGAACCAAAGCCACCAATGAAGTGGTCCACGACATAGCAGCAGAAGTTACCATGTATGGACTGGAACAGTACGAGTATCCTGCACTCCTGGAAGACCACTTCGGAGGATCCCAGAGGGCCGCTGTTGTTTCTGCTGCTGCTGGATGTTCCGTGGCCTTTGCCACTGGAAATTCCAATGCCGGGATCAACGGATGGTACTTAAGCCAGATCCTCCACAAAGAAGCCCACAGCCGGCTCGGTTTCTATGGTTACGACCTGCAGGACCAGTGCGGAGCATCCAACTCTCTCTCCATCAGAAGTGATGAAGGTTTGATCCACGAACTACGCGGTCCTAACTACCCCAACTACGCCATGAACGTGGGACACCAGCCAGAATACGCTGGTATTGCCCAGGCTCCACACGCAGCAAGGGGGGACGCATTCTGCGCGAACCCGCTGATAAAAGTTGCCTTTGCTGATGATAACTTGGCCTTCGACTTCAAAAATCCAAGGAAGTCCATAGCAAAAGGTGCACTACGGGAATTCGTGCCTGGCGGAGAAAGGGACTTAATCATCCCAGCTAAATAA
- the mcrG gene encoding coenzyme-B sulfoethylthiotransferase subunit gamma, with protein sequence MSYKPQYTPGETKIAQNRRNHLDPDFEMKKIRDINDEDIVSVLGHRNPGEGYKTVHPPLEEMDFEEDMMKDLVEPIPGAKEGGRTRYIQFADSMYNAPAHPYDRARTYMSRYRGVDTGTLSGRQVIEIRELDLEKISKELLETEFFDPAKSGLRGATVHGHSLRLDENGLMFDALQRYVYNEETGRISYVKDQVGRPLDTPVDVGEPLDDEYLKEITTIYRSDNIGMREDKEAIEAVLTIHQTRTDGGFGLEVFKDDLKAKLGDGK encoded by the coding sequence ATGTCATACAAACCCCAGTACACCCCTGGAGAAACAAAAATAGCTCAAAACCGTAGGAACCATTTGGATCCTGATTTTGAGATGAAAAAAATTAGAGATATTAATGATGAAGATATTGTAAGTGTTTTAGGTCACAGAAATCCTGGAGAAGGCTACAAAACTGTGCATCCTCCACTGGAAGAGATGGATTTCGAAGAAGACATGATGAAAGATCTGGTAGAACCCATACCAGGAGCAAAAGAAGGTGGCAGAACCAGATACATCCAATTTGCAGATTCAATGTACAACGCTCCTGCACACCCTTATGACCGTGCACGAACCTACATGTCAAGGTACAGAGGAGTGGACACCGGAACCCTATCTGGAAGGCAGGTTATTGAAATCCGAGAACTGGATCTGGAAAAAATTTCAAAGGAATTATTGGAAACCGAATTCTTTGACCCGGCAAAAAGTGGTCTAAGAGGCGCAACTGTACACGGTCACTCCCTAAGACTGGATGAAAACGGACTTATGTTCGATGCACTGCAGAGATACGTTTACAACGAAGAAACCGGTAGAATATCCTATGTGAAAGATCAGGTAGGAAGACCACTGGACACACCTGTGGATGTGGGAGAACCACTGGATGATGAATACTTGAAAGAAATCACCACCATCTACCGCAGTGACAACATAGGTATGAGAGAAGATAAAGAAGCTATCGAAGCAGTTTTAACCATTCATCAAACCCGAACTGATGGTGGATTTGGTTTAGAAGTTTTCAAAGATGATTTAAAAGCAAAACTGGGTGATGGTAAATGA
- the mcrD gene encoding methyl-coenzyme M reductase operon protein D — MEQIKAIDVKIFPHRRLKPETTEKILNELLELEGVLRFLVNGESLPKVVAYGPARGTSVNHPDRKTITVKGKEVELLVSVGEIVVTIKHEKLEEFMEKTKSILEKTLNFGFDLRAGIFTRTKTTVSDYLKVGYGIEENVDPSLRGIVDPKANSKETVKLIGD, encoded by the coding sequence ATGGAACAAATCAAGGCCATTGATGTGAAGATATTTCCTCACAGGCGCCTGAAACCAGAAACCACTGAGAAAATCCTCAATGAGTTACTGGAGCTGGAGGGAGTGTTAAGATTCCTGGTGAACGGAGAATCCCTACCCAAAGTTGTGGCATACGGCCCTGCAAGGGGAACCAGTGTAAACCATCCTGATAGAAAGACCATAACTGTCAAAGGAAAAGAAGTTGAACTTTTAGTTTCTGTTGGAGAAATAGTAGTCACCATAAAACATGAAAAACTGGAAGAATTTATGGAAAAAACTAAATCCATTCTTGAAAAAACCTTAAATTTCGGTTTTGATTTAAGAGCAGGTATTTTCACCAGAACAAAGACTACTGTATCAGATTATTTGAAAGTAGGCTATGGTATTGAAGAAAATGTAGATCCCAGCCTTAGAGGAATAGTAGATCCCAAGGCAAATTCCAAAGAAACTGTGAAGTTAATAGGTGATTGA